The proteins below are encoded in one region of Aeromonas veronii:
- a CDS encoding endonuclease translates to MSRPQLAFHLPLLSLGLTLLISAPLQAQEAQTFRAAKQDLVKLYQSHPSTFYCGCNIKFNGKKMAPDWESCGYLPRKQANRAARIEWEHVVPAWEFGHQLQCWQDGGRKNCGKSDEFNRMEGDMHNLFPAIGEVNGDRANYGFSDWNGKPNQYGKCQMLVDFKTRQVQPPKGPVRGQIARAYLYMGEQYGLRLAAQQRKLFEAWDRQYPADRWECERNRRIGKLQGNTNPFIEKQCQ, encoded by the coding sequence ATGTCTCGCCCCCAGCTTGCTTTTCATCTGCCCCTGCTCTCCCTCGGTCTCACCCTGCTGATCAGCGCCCCGCTCCAGGCCCAGGAAGCCCAGACCTTCCGCGCCGCCAAGCAGGATCTCGTCAAGCTCTACCAGAGCCATCCCAGCACCTTCTATTGCGGTTGCAACATCAAGTTCAACGGCAAGAAGATGGCGCCGGACTGGGAGAGCTGTGGCTACCTGCCCCGCAAGCAGGCCAATCGCGCCGCCCGCATCGAGTGGGAGCACGTGGTGCCCGCCTGGGAGTTCGGTCATCAGTTGCAGTGCTGGCAGGACGGCGGGCGCAAGAACTGCGGCAAGAGCGATGAGTTCAACAGGATGGAGGGCGACATGCACAACCTCTTCCCCGCCATCGGCGAGGTGAACGGCGACAGAGCCAACTACGGCTTCTCCGACTGGAACGGCAAGCCGAACCAGTACGGCAAGTGCCAGATGCTGGTGGACTTCAAGACCCGCCAGGTGCAGCCGCCCAAGGGGCCAGTGCGCGGCCAGATCGCTCGCGCCTACCTCTACATGGGGGAGCAGTACGGGCTGCGTCTGGCGGCGCAGCAGCGTAAACTGTTCGAAGCCTGGGACAGGCAGTACCCGGCGGATCGCTGGGAGTGCGAGCGCAACCGCCGCATCGGCAAGCTGCAGGGCAATACCAATCCCTTTATTGAAAAGCAGTGCCAGTGA
- the rsmE gene encoding 16S rRNA (uracil(1498)-N(3))-methyltransferase, giving the protein MRIPRIYEPASLQVGQTLALSEDGANHIGRVLRMQPGQPLELFNGDGHQYPATIASVGKKSVEVHIDSCETQSVESPLAIHLGQVISRGDKMDFTIQKSVELGVTCITPLFSERCGVKLPADRLEKKREQWQKVVISACEQCGRNVVPEVRMPMELDAWLAEETKELKLNLHPRAEYSINTLPVPEHGVRLLIGPEGGLSSDEIARTVQEEFKEMLLGPRVLRTETAALTAITALQCRFGDLA; this is encoded by the coding sequence ATGCGCATTCCACGTATCTATGAGCCGGCCTCCCTGCAGGTCGGTCAGACCCTGGCCCTGTCGGAAGACGGCGCCAACCACATCGGCCGGGTGCTGCGCATGCAGCCGGGCCAACCCCTCGAGCTGTTCAATGGCGACGGCCACCAATACCCCGCCACCATCGCCAGCGTCGGCAAGAAATCGGTGGAAGTGCATATCGACAGTTGCGAGACCCAGTCGGTGGAGTCACCGCTCGCCATTCATCTGGGCCAGGTGATCAGCCGTGGCGACAAGATGGACTTCACCATCCAGAAATCCGTGGAGCTCGGCGTCACCTGCATCACCCCGCTCTTCTCCGAGCGCTGCGGCGTCAAGCTGCCGGCGGATCGGCTGGAGAAGAAGCGCGAGCAGTGGCAGAAGGTGGTGATCAGCGCCTGCGAGCAGTGCGGCCGCAACGTGGTGCCCGAGGTGCGCATGCCCATGGAGCTGGATGCCTGGCTGGCGGAAGAGACGAAAGAGCTCAAGCTCAACCTGCACCCGCGCGCCGAATACAGCATCAACACCTTGCCGGTACCCGAACATGGCGTGCGCCTGCTGATCGGCCCGGAAGGGGGCTTGTCTAGCGATGAGATCGCCCGTACCGTGCAGGAAGAGTTCAAGGAGATGTTGCTGGGGCCACGGGTGCTGCGCACCGAAACCGCCGCCCTGACCGCCATCACGGCGCTGCAGTGCCGCTTTGGCGATCTCGCCTAA
- the gshB gene encoding glutathione synthase, translating to MSIKLGIVMDPISAINIKKDSSFAMLEEAQKRGYELFYLEMSDLYMEAGRAFGTMRPLKVQYDYANWFELGEVVDQPLSTLDVILMRKDPPFDTEFIYATYMLERAEDEGTLIVNKPQSLRDANEKLYTAWFAEHTPTTLVTRRADKLRAFHAQHKDVILKPLDGMGGASIFRMKEDDANVGVIIETLTEHGSQYCMAQTYLPAIKDGDKRVLVVDGEPVPYCLARIPAQGETRGNLAAGGRGEARPLSEADWAIARAVGPTLKEKGLIFVGLDIIGDRLTEINVTSPTCIREIEAAFDVSITGMLMDAIERRLGK from the coding sequence ATGAGCATCAAACTCGGCATCGTGATGGACCCCATTTCGGCCATCAACATCAAGAAAGACTCCAGCTTCGCCATGCTCGAAGAGGCACAAAAACGCGGCTACGAGCTCTTCTATCTGGAGATGTCGGATCTCTACATGGAGGCGGGCCGCGCCTTCGGCACCATGCGCCCCCTCAAGGTGCAGTACGACTACGCCAACTGGTTCGAACTGGGCGAGGTGGTGGATCAGCCCCTCTCCACCCTGGACGTGATCCTGATGCGCAAGGATCCGCCGTTCGACACCGAGTTCATCTACGCCACCTACATGCTGGAGCGGGCCGAGGACGAGGGTACCCTCATCGTCAACAAGCCCCAGAGCCTGCGTGACGCCAACGAGAAGCTCTACACCGCCTGGTTTGCCGAGCACACCCCCACCACCCTCGTGACCCGTCGCGCCGACAAGCTGCGTGCCTTCCACGCCCAGCACAAGGATGTGATCCTCAAACCCCTTGACGGCATGGGTGGCGCCTCCATCTTCCGCATGAAGGAAGATGATGCCAACGTCGGCGTCATCATCGAGACGCTCACCGAGCACGGCAGCCAGTACTGCATGGCCCAGACCTATCTGCCCGCCATCAAGGACGGCGACAAGCGGGTGCTGGTGGTGGACGGTGAACCGGTTCCCTATTGTCTGGCCCGCATCCCGGCGCAAGGGGAGACCCGTGGCAACCTGGCGGCCGGTGGCCGCGGCGAGGCGCGCCCCTTGAGCGAAGCGGACTGGGCCATCGCCCGCGCCGTCGGGCCCACCCTGAAAGAGAAGGGCCTCATCTTCGTCGGTCTGGATATCATCGGCGATCGGCTGACCGAGATTAACGTCACCAGCCCGACCTGCATCCGCGAAATTGAGGCGGCCTTCGACGTCTCCATCACCGGCATGCTGATGGACGCCATCGAGCGTCGCCTCGGCAAGTAA
- a CDS encoding YqgE/AlgH family protein has protein sequence MQTLQNHYLLAMPSLTDAYFERSLVYLCEHSSEGAMGLVVNIPVDMSLDTMLTKLKLNPPDTTQMKQPVLQGGPVHADRGFVLHSFRPGFSSTLQVSDEMMVTTSKDILETLGTDEAPSHWLVALGYAGWSAGQLEQELVDGAWLVIPPNADLVFNTPIHQRWQQAAASIGINPLHLSSQVGHS, from the coding sequence ATGCAAACACTGCAAAATCACTACCTGCTCGCCATGCCGAGCCTGACGGATGCCTACTTCGAACGTTCTCTCGTCTACCTGTGCGAGCACAGCAGCGAGGGGGCCATGGGGCTGGTGGTCAATATTCCGGTCGACATGTCCCTGGATACCATGCTGACCAAGCTCAAGCTCAATCCCCCCGACACCACCCAGATGAAGCAGCCGGTGCTGCAGGGGGGGCCGGTTCACGCGGATCGAGGCTTCGTGCTGCACAGCTTCCGCCCCGGTTTCAGCTCCACCCTGCAGGTGAGCGACGAGATGATGGTCACCACCTCCAAGGACATCCTGGAGACGCTCGGTACCGACGAGGCCCCCAGCCACTGGCTGGTAGCCCTGGGTTACGCCGGCTGGAGCGCAGGTCAGCTCGAACAGGAGCTGGTGGATGGCGCCTGGCTGGTGATCCCCCCCAACGCGGATCTGGTGTTCAACACCCCCATCCACCAGCGCTGGCAACAAGCCGCCGCCAGCATCGGCATCAATCCGTTGCACCTCTCCAGCCAGGTGGGACACAGCTAA
- the ruvX gene encoding Holliday junction resolvase RuvX, with product MSSRSIMGFDYGTKSIGVAIGQELTGTAQPLRSLKANDGIPNWDDIEKLLKEWQPDLLVVGLPLNMDGTEQEITVRARKFGNRLHGRFGKPVEFKDERLTTTDARARLFERGGYKALDKGSVDGVSAQLILEAWMEEQY from the coding sequence ATGTCATCACGCAGCATCATGGGCTTTGACTACGGCACCAAGAGTATCGGTGTCGCCATCGGTCAGGAGCTGACCGGCACCGCGCAGCCCCTTCGTTCCCTCAAGGCCAACGACGGCATCCCCAACTGGGATGACATCGAGAAGCTGCTCAAGGAGTGGCAGCCAGACCTGCTGGTGGTGGGTCTGCCGCTCAACATGGATGGAACCGAGCAGGAGATCACGGTGCGCGCCCGCAAATTCGGCAATCGCCTGCACGGCCGCTTCGGCAAGCCGGTGGAGTTCAAGGACGAGCGCCTCACCACCACCGACGCCCGTGCTCGCCTGTTCGAGCGCGGCGGCTACAAGGCGCTGGACAAGGGCAGCGTGGACGGGGTCTCCGCCCAGCTCATCCTGGAAGCCTGGATGGAAGAACAATACTGA
- the aegA gene encoding formate-dependent uric acid utilization protein AegA, producing the protein MNQFVLADASRCIGCHACEVACVMAHNGEQHVAAAADFHPRLQVIRHQALRTAALCRHCDEAPCAASCPSGAIIQRNGGVQVLLERCIGCKSCVLACPFGAMRMAPQAGSQRHVAHKCDLCEGREQGPACVAACPSEALQLMDDAALARLRRQRQQCSATGERPPPFNHKRDQLARTAPRCDPAKIPLNLRKTTFTELYPTYTAEQASQQGQRCLGCGDHSICEWRCPLHNRIPHWIELAREGRILEAVELSHQTNSLPEITGRICPQDRLCEGACTLKEESGSMTVGALERYITEQALALGWRPDLSYLQPTGKRVAIIGAGPAGLGCADILVRNGISPVVFDRHPEIGGLLTFGIPAFKLDKEVLSRRRKLLTEMGVEFRLGVEVGHDHLARLLREFDAVFVGVGTYSAMKGNLPNEEAPGVHAALPYLMASTRHLMQLPQPQDEPYLDLAGQQVVVLGGGDTAMDCVRTALRQGATRVTCAYRRDEANMPGSRKEVKNAREEGAEFEFNVQPVAIETDEQGAVCGIRMQRTRMGDPDAAGRRRPVVIEGSEFLMPADAVLIAFGFNPHPLPWLEAQRVRLDRWGRIATSQAAPFAFQTSNPQIFAGGDAVRGADLVVTAMAEGRQAAAGIMQYLGARPQRPEVTATGLSRQASHIGTTSASPT; encoded by the coding sequence ATGAACCAATTTGTCCTGGCCGATGCCAGCCGCTGCATCGGCTGCCACGCCTGTGAAGTGGCCTGCGTGATGGCGCACAATGGGGAGCAGCACGTCGCCGCTGCCGCCGACTTTCACCCTCGCCTTCAGGTGATCCGCCATCAGGCGCTGCGCACCGCCGCCCTCTGCCGTCACTGTGACGAGGCTCCCTGCGCCGCCTCTTGCCCCAGCGGGGCCATCATTCAACGCAACGGGGGCGTCCAAGTGCTCCTCGAGCGCTGCATCGGCTGCAAGAGCTGTGTGCTCGCCTGCCCGTTTGGCGCCATGCGAATGGCCCCCCAGGCTGGCAGCCAACGCCATGTGGCCCACAAATGCGACCTGTGCGAGGGGCGTGAACAGGGTCCGGCCTGCGTGGCGGCCTGCCCGAGCGAGGCCCTGCAACTGATGGACGACGCGGCGCTCGCACGGCTGCGTCGGCAACGTCAGCAATGCAGCGCCACTGGGGAAAGACCCCCCCCCTTTAACCACAAGCGCGACCAGCTGGCGCGTACCGCCCCTCGCTGCGATCCCGCCAAGATCCCCCTCAATCTACGTAAAACCACCTTCACCGAGCTCTATCCCACCTACACGGCCGAGCAGGCCAGCCAGCAGGGGCAGCGCTGCCTCGGCTGCGGCGACCACAGCATCTGCGAATGGCGTTGTCCCCTGCACAACCGGATCCCCCACTGGATTGAGCTGGCTCGCGAGGGGCGCATCCTGGAGGCAGTGGAGCTCTCCCACCAGACCAACAGCCTGCCCGAGATCACCGGCCGCATCTGCCCCCAGGATCGCCTGTGCGAAGGGGCCTGCACCCTCAAGGAGGAGTCGGGATCCATGACGGTCGGGGCGCTCGAGCGCTACATCACCGAACAGGCGCTGGCGCTCGGCTGGCGACCGGATCTCTCCTATCTGCAACCGACCGGCAAGCGGGTGGCCATCATAGGGGCTGGGCCTGCCGGGCTGGGGTGCGCCGACATCCTGGTGCGCAACGGCATCTCGCCCGTGGTGTTTGATCGCCATCCGGAGATAGGCGGCCTGCTCACCTTCGGCATCCCGGCGTTCAAACTCGACAAGGAGGTGCTGAGCCGCCGCCGCAAGCTACTGACGGAGATGGGAGTCGAGTTTCGGCTGGGCGTCGAGGTGGGTCACGATCACCTCGCCCGGTTGCTGCGCGAATTCGATGCGGTCTTCGTCGGCGTGGGCACCTACAGCGCCATGAAAGGCAACCTTCCCAACGAAGAGGCGCCGGGCGTCCATGCCGCCCTGCCCTACCTGATGGCCAGCACCCGTCATCTGATGCAGTTGCCCCAGCCCCAAGACGAACCCTATCTCGATCTCGCAGGCCAACAGGTGGTGGTACTGGGAGGCGGCGACACCGCCATGGATTGCGTGCGCACGGCGCTGCGTCAGGGGGCGACCCGCGTCACCTGCGCCTATCGCCGGGATGAAGCCAACATGCCGGGTTCGCGCAAGGAGGTGAAAAACGCCAGGGAAGAGGGGGCCGAATTCGAGTTCAATGTGCAGCCTGTTGCCATTGAAACCGATGAACAGGGTGCCGTCTGTGGTATCCGCATGCAGCGCACCCGCATGGGAGACCCCGATGCTGCCGGCCGCCGCCGTCCCGTGGTGATCGAGGGCTCAGAGTTCCTGATGCCAGCCGATGCGGTGCTGATCGCCTTTGGCTTCAACCCTCATCCATTGCCCTGGCTCGAAGCCCAGAGGGTGCGTCTCGATCGCTGGGGCAGGATCGCCACCTCCCAGGCAGCCCCCTTCGCCTTCCAGACCAGCAACCCGCAGATCTTCGCCGGGGGCGACGCCGTCCGGGGTGCCGACCTGGTGGTGACCGCCATGGCCGAGGGGCGCCAGGCCGCCGCCGGCATCATGCAATACCTGGGGGCCAGGCCACAACGCCCCGAGGTCACGGCAACCGGCCTCAGCCGTCAGGCCTCTCACATAGGCACAACGTCGGCCAGTCCGACCTGA